The proteins below come from a single Streptomyces sp. SCSIO 75703 genomic window:
- a CDS encoding acyl carrier protein: MSEQTDYQVSVEELAALMKRTAGVQVDPAALRQQSDAGFESFGLDSLGLLGIVAELEKQYGLGLPEQAERCKTPAAFLALVNGALKTGV, from the coding sequence ATGAGCGAACAGACGGACTACCAGGTGAGCGTCGAGGAACTGGCCGCGCTGATGAAGCGCACCGCCGGGGTGCAGGTCGACCCGGCCGCGCTGAGGCAGCAGTCCGACGCCGGCTTCGAGAGCTTCGGCCTGGACTCGCTCGGCCTGCTGGGCATCGTGGCCGAGTTGGAGAAGCAGTACGGGCTGGGCCTGCCCGAGCAGGCCGAGCGCTGCAAGACGCCCGCCGCTTTCCTCGCGCTGGTCAACGGCGCCCTGAAGACGGGAGTGTGA
- a CDS encoding SRPBCC family protein has translation MAGHTDNEITIAAPMDLVWDMTNDVDNWPRLFSEYASVDVLERDGNRVTFRLTMHPDDQGRVWSWVSERTADPAARTVRAHRVETGPFQYMNIVWEYAETAEGTRMRWVQDFAMKPDAPVDDAGMTDNINRNSRTQMALIRDRIEQAAGERRTAPALAD, from the coding sequence ATGGCAGGGCACACCGACAACGAGATCACCATCGCCGCGCCGATGGACCTGGTCTGGGACATGACCAACGACGTCGACAACTGGCCCCGGCTGTTCAGCGAGTACGCCTCGGTGGACGTGCTGGAGCGCGACGGGAACCGCGTCACCTTCCGGCTCACCATGCACCCGGACGACCAGGGCCGGGTGTGGAGCTGGGTCTCCGAGCGCACCGCCGACCCGGCGGCCCGCACGGTGCGCGCCCACCGGGTCGAGACCGGCCCCTTCCAGTACATGAACATCGTCTGGGAGTACGCCGAGACCGCGGAGGGCACCCGGATGCGCTGGGTGCAGGACTTCGCGATGAAGCCGGACGCGCCGGTGGACGACGCCGGGATGACGGACAACATCAACCGCAACTCCCGTACGCAGATGGCGCTGATCCGGGACCGGATCGAGCAGGCGGCGGGCGAGCGGCGGACCGCCCCGGCGCTCGCCGACTGA
- a CDS encoding ketosynthase chain-length factor, which yields MSAGRRPRAVVTGLGVVSPHGVGAETFWKAVADGTSSLGPVTREGCGHLPLRVAGEVRGFDAVETVEERYLVQTDRFTHFALAAAQLAMEDARFGRADIASPYSVGVVTAAGSGGGEFGQRELQNLWGKGSRYVGPYQSIAWFYAASTGQISIRNDFKGPCGVVAADEAGGLDALAHAALTVRGGTERVVCGATEAPLAPYSVVCQLGYPELSRADEPDRAYRPFTGAACGFAPAEGGAMLVVEEETAARERGAEPRATVAGHAATFTGASRWAESRAGLARAIEGALAEAGCRPEEVDVVFADALGVPEADRAEALALADALGAHARRVPVTAPKTGTGRAYCAAPVLDVATAVLAMEHGLIPPTPHVFDVCHDLDVVAGRARAAEPRTVLVLSRGLMGGNSALVLRKGA from the coding sequence ATGAGCGCAGGACGTCGGCCCCGGGCGGTGGTCACCGGCCTCGGCGTGGTGTCCCCGCACGGCGTCGGTGCCGAGACCTTCTGGAAGGCGGTCGCGGACGGCACCAGCAGTCTCGGTCCGGTCACCCGGGAGGGCTGCGGTCATCTGCCGCTGCGGGTCGCGGGCGAGGTCCGCGGCTTCGACGCGGTGGAGACCGTGGAGGAGCGGTACCTCGTCCAGACGGACCGGTTCACGCACTTCGCGCTGGCCGCCGCCCAACTGGCCATGGAGGACGCGCGGTTCGGTCGCGCCGACATCGCATCGCCGTACTCCGTGGGGGTGGTGACCGCGGCCGGGTCCGGCGGCGGCGAGTTCGGCCAGCGGGAGCTGCAGAACCTGTGGGGCAAGGGCTCGCGGTACGTGGGCCCCTACCAGTCGATCGCCTGGTTCTACGCGGCCAGCACCGGCCAGATCTCCATCCGCAACGACTTCAAGGGGCCCTGCGGGGTCGTGGCCGCCGACGAGGCGGGCGGGCTGGACGCGCTGGCGCACGCGGCGCTGACCGTGCGCGGCGGTACCGAACGGGTCGTCTGCGGGGCGACGGAGGCGCCGCTCGCCCCGTACTCGGTGGTCTGCCAGCTCGGTTACCCGGAGCTGAGCCGGGCGGACGAACCGGACCGCGCCTACCGTCCGTTCACCGGCGCCGCCTGCGGGTTCGCGCCCGCCGAGGGCGGGGCGATGCTCGTGGTGGAGGAGGAGACGGCGGCCCGGGAACGCGGGGCCGAACCGCGGGCGACGGTGGCCGGACACGCGGCGACCTTCACCGGCGCCTCGCGCTGGGCGGAGTCCCGGGCCGGGCTGGCGCGGGCGATCGAGGGCGCTCTCGCGGAGGCCGGCTGCCGGCCCGAGGAGGTCGACGTGGTCTTCGCGGACGCCCTCGGGGTGCCGGAGGCGGACCGGGCCGAGGCGCTCGCGCTCGCCGACGCGCTGGGCGCGCACGCCCGGCGGGTGCCGGTCACCGCGCCGAAGACCGGGACCGGGCGGGCCTACTGCGCGGCGCCGGTACTGGACGTGGCGACGGCGGTGCTCGCCATGGAGCACGGGCTGATCCCGCCGACCCCGCACGTGTTCGACGTCTGCCACGACCTGGACGTGGTGGCCGGCCGGGCGCGCGCCGCCGAACCGCGCACCGTCCTGGTCCTCTCCCGGGGCCTGATGGGCGGCAACTCGGCGCTCGTGCTGCGCAAGGGCGCCTGA